The nucleotide sequence CTTACTGCCCACTGCCCACTGTCCCTGCACTATCCTGTATTTCGGTTTGATTTTGAAGCACTATTAGACTATTTGATTCCCCCTATGAAAATTCAAAAATATCTTGGTTGGCAGGTTTTCCATGCAGTGCTGGTGCTTAGCGCTCTACAAGGGATTACTCCCGCCTCTCAGGCTCAGACCGCCGAGGTTCAAACGGTAGTGGTCACAGCGCGTAAATGGACCGAACCGCTCCAGGCGGTGCCGGGAGCGGTGACCGTTCAGTCCGCCGACAGCATGAAGTCGGCCGGGGTAAACGATTTACGTGATGCTGCCCGCACTATTCCCAATCTGACTTTGGGTGATTTCACGGTTCGGCGTCTGACATTCCCTTATGTACGCGGTATCGGGTCAGGCCGGAATTCAGCCGCAGTGACCACGATTATCGATGGTGTACCCCAGCTTTCCTATGCCACCGCCAATCAGGAATTTCTCGACGTGGAGCGGGTAGAATTTCTGCGGGGCCCCCAAGGGGCGCTCTATGGACGTAATACTCTTGGCGGAGCGATAAATGTGGTGCCGCGTCTCCCTGGTCGTGAACCCGTGACGTCGGTCAGTCTAGCTGGTGGTGATCACGGGTTATTTGATACCCGTGTCTCGACAGAGGGGCCGGTTGGCCTAGGAAAGACGGCCGGGAGTTTCAGCGCGGGGTATTCCACGCGCGATGGGTATACTAAAAATGACGTCACCGGCAATACGCTCGATACCCGTGAGTCCTTTTTTGGCCGTGCCCAGGTGCTATGGCCTGATGAGGGGCCCTGGAGCTACCGGTTTAGCGTCAATGGCGAGGCCGATCGTGATGGCGATTACGCGCTGGGTGATCTGGCATCTCTGCGATCCCGGCCTTATCACGTTGCGCATGATTATGAGGGGAGTTCCGAGCGTGATCTTTCCCAGCCGGTTTTCACTGCCACGCGAAAAGGCGACGAAGTGGATCTTACCTCCATCACCGCTTTCCAGTGGTGGCGTTCACAGGATCAGACTGATCTGGATATGACGCCCGCCGATCTTATCCGCCGCAATAATGAGGAGAATCAGCAGGCATGGATTCAGGAGATCCGAATGGCGTCAGCCGAAGCGGCTCCTATCCATCTCGGGAACCGGGTGGCGATGCGCTGGTTGCTGGGGACGATGGCCTATCATTCCGCTTATCAGCAGCGCGCATTCAATGACTATCGGCCCGGTGCGGTGGCGATGCTCGGGTTGCCGCTGGCCTATCAGCAGCATGATGATACGGATCTGAATGACACAGGAGTGAGTCTCTATGGACAAAGCGTGTTCACGTTTGATGAGCGTCTTGAGTTGGGGCTTGGTCTTCGCGATGACTTCGAGAACCGCTCGGCTGATTTACGGCAGTATGCTAATCCGGCCTTTATGCCGGGGTCGGACACCGATAACGACAAGGACTTCAACCAGGTCAGTCCTCACGCGTCGCTTGGTTACCATATGACGCCTGACATTCTGCCCTATGTTCAGGTCTCAAAAGGGTACAAGGCGGGTGGCTTTAATACGTTGGCGATACCCGGGCATGCCGAGTTTGATGAAGAAACCAGTTTGACCTATGAGACGGGGCTTAAGACTGCCTGGCTGAAAAATCGGGTGGTGGCGAATGCGGCACTGTTCCGGACGGAGTGGGACGACCTGCAACTAGATGTGCCGGCGGGTTCCCCGGGGGTGTTCTATATCGACAATGCCGGCAAAGCCAGGAGCGAGGGAGGGGAGCTGGAATTAAGCGTCAGGCCCCTGACAGGGCTGACACTGTTTGGTGGGCTCGGGTTGTTGACGTCGGAGTTTCGCTCTGATAGCACGTCCGCCGGCATGGATGTCAGTGGAAACGAGCTTCCGTTTGCCCCGCACCTCACCTGGCACGCTGGTACCGAGTATTCACAAACGCTTTATACAAAATATACCGGCTTTATCAGGGTGGAAGGGGTGGGGACAGGACACTACTATTATGATGCCAGTAACAGGGAGTCTCAGGACAACTATGTGTTGCTCAACACCCGTATAGGGATTGGAACCCGCCTCTGGCGTGTGGAGACATGGGTTAACAATCTCTTTGATCAGGACTATGTGCCCATCGCCTTCCCTTACCAGTTAGCCCCTTCCGGATATGTGGGTGAGAATGGGGCACCCCGCACGGTGGGAGTCTCTCTCAGTCGCGCGCTGTGAGTTTCAATAAGAGGTAACAGTTTAGCCCCTTGCGGGCGCTCAAACTGAAATTTCTTTAAAAAAGTTGTTGCATCAAGACAATCTCTCCGCCCCCAGGTCATCATGCGGAAAATATCCTTCGGCACTCGCTCGCCAGAGGGATCCATCTCTCAGGGTATTATCTCAAGCCTGATGGTAACCGCACAGCGCCAGGGTAAAGCTCCGCTCAAATTTTTCTACACCCTTTTCACTGAAAATCCCGCCACCGCTCAAGCCGCTCTTTTCCGAAATCCACCAAACACATCATGATGCTCACTACCCCTTTGAAAACAAAAAAGGCGGCCCTCGCCGCCCGCCAGAATTTTTTCTCAGTTGCAAGGGGCTAAACTGTTACACGCCAGATTCGAAGGTTTGGTTGGCCTCCTGATAAAATAATTATGGGAATAGGCGCCAGAAATTATCTATGGCCTATTCAGTTTGTGTGTCCCAGAGAGCTCATCAGCGCTTCAAAATGGGGGTTTGTACCCGATCTTGACCTTTTCGCCAGTTTTCCTAAGATCGCAACAATAAAAATTCAGAAAGAGCCGCCGCCCGGGAAGATTTTGCTATACTTGCGGAAAACTTGTGAGACAAAATGAAAACAGTAGTCAACATTCATGTTTCCCCTTCCGGCAACGATGCCTGGAGCGGGACACTGCCGGAACCGAACCCGGCGAAGACTGACGGACCGGTCGCGTCGCTCGAGGCCGCCCGTGATGCGGTGCGTCGGCTGAAGAGGACGACGGGCCTACCCGCGGGCGGGGTCACGGTCTGGTTCCGCGGCGGCGAGGTTGTCCGCACGACGACGTTCGAACTGACCGCCGGGGATTCGGGAACCGTGTCCGCTCCGGTCACCTATCGCGCCTGGCCTGGCGAAGCCGTGCGCCTGCTCGGCGGTCGACGGCTTGACCCGGCCGCCTTCACCCCTGTGACGGCTCCCGCGGTGCGGGAACGGTTGGCTCCAGCGGCCCGGGACCAGATCGTCCAGTGCGACCTGCGCGCCCAGGGCATCACCGATTTCGGAGCTTTCGTTTCGCGCGGTTTCAGCCGGAAGACCGCCCCGGCGCACTTGGAATTATTTTTCAACGACCAGCCGATGACCGTGGCGCAGTGGCCCGATGTCGGGCAGTTCACCACCATCACGGGCTTCACCAAG is from bacterium and encodes:
- a CDS encoding TonB-dependent receptor; the protein is MKIQKYLGWQVFHAVLVLSALQGITPASQAQTAEVQTVVVTARKWTEPLQAVPGAVTVQSADSMKSAGVNDLRDAARTIPNLTLGDFTVRRLTFPYVRGIGSGRNSAAVTTIIDGVPQLSYATANQEFLDVERVEFLRGPQGALYGRNTLGGAINVVPRLPGREPVTSVSLAGGDHGLFDTRVSTEGPVGLGKTAGSFSAGYSTRDGYTKNDVTGNTLDTRESFFGRAQVLWPDEGPWSYRFSVNGEADRDGDYALGDLASLRSRPYHVAHDYEGSSERDLSQPVFTATRKGDEVDLTSITAFQWWRSQDQTDLDMTPADLIRRNNEENQQAWIQEIRMASAEAAPIHLGNRVAMRWLLGTMAYHSAYQQRAFNDYRPGAVAMLGLPLAYQQHDDTDLNDTGVSLYGQSVFTFDERLELGLGLRDDFENRSADLRQYANPAFMPGSDTDNDKDFNQVSPHASLGYHMTPDILPYVQVSKGYKAGGFNTLAIPGHAEFDEETSLTYETGLKTAWLKNRVVANAALFRTEWDDLQLDVPAGSPGVFYIDNAGKARSEGGELELSVRPLTGLTLFGGLGLLTSEFRSDSTSAGMDVSGNELPFAPHLTWHAGTEYSQTLYTKYTGFIRVEGVGTGHYYYDASNRESQDNYVLLNTRIGIGTRLWRVETWVNNLFDQDYVPIAFPYQLAPSGYVGENGAPRTVGVSLSRAL